A region of Planococcus sp. MSAK28401 DNA encodes the following proteins:
- a CDS encoding DUF3895 domain-containing protein: protein MLEAIYEGRNFNLSSHLSSQESVKQEVQRLKKAAEKGAFTCPYCDGVLRLKAGEVKEKHFFHLNNSCVISEASEVYQQQTKRETKSHSVMKEIIYDELKTQEKINDNLHVEYGYVDKAEEKWKYYPDIIVNNKKAELAITILTDVTANKDSNLVRKIKKRNEYFKSKNLKPIWFVEETEQSIDLAHRVVHLWEAELDIAIRMEEDIEWESAIKQLELNNNLFDIFDYHHQSLPTTLDVFSLYYVKSTETNITFTVQRFIKDQLSHPYRAFALNHPYEIKMATALWTEDSMQLSDPIVEEQQREVFVKEALERDEQYMVNDEEELTTSSQPENNPQTTGKVYEDHDIEEILSEYMKEVEVVSADKFSKFLVEECGAPSHKFATGRYQIYGKVCTTLNAMEKEGTIKLVRKDFVNDRLYKVV from the coding sequence ATGCTAGAAGCGATTTATGAGGGGAGAAATTTTAATCTTTCATCACACTTAAGTTCACAGGAATCAGTGAAACAAGAAGTCCAAAGGTTGAAGAAAGCAGCGGAAAAAGGGGCTTTTACGTGTCCGTATTGTGATGGTGTATTAAGGTTAAAAGCTGGTGAGGTAAAAGAAAAGCACTTCTTCCATCTAAATAACTCCTGTGTCATTTCAGAAGCAAGCGAAGTGTATCAACAGCAAACAAAAAGAGAAACGAAAAGCCATTCCGTTATGAAAGAAATCATCTATGACGAGCTGAAAACACAGGAAAAAATTAACGACAACTTACATGTAGAATATGGCTACGTTGATAAAGCAGAAGAGAAGTGGAAATACTATCCTGACATTATTGTAAACAATAAGAAAGCTGAACTCGCCATTACGATTTTGACGGATGTAACAGCAAATAAAGATTCGAATCTGGTGCGAAAAATAAAAAAGAGAAATGAATATTTCAAATCGAAAAACCTAAAGCCAATATGGTTTGTAGAAGAAACAGAACAATCTATTGATCTAGCGCATCGGGTAGTCCATTTGTGGGAAGCAGAATTAGATATTGCGATTAGGATGGAAGAAGACATCGAATGGGAATCTGCCATAAAGCAACTGGAACTCAACAATAATCTTTTTGACATTTTTGATTATCATCATCAAAGTCTCCCAACTACATTAGATGTTTTTAGTCTTTACTACGTAAAATCTACAGAAACAAACATTACGTTTACAGTGCAGCGTTTTATAAAAGATCAATTAAGCCATCCATACCGAGCATTTGCGCTGAACCATCCATATGAAATTAAAATGGCTACTGCTTTATGGACAGAAGACTCAATGCAATTAAGTGATCCAATCGTAGAAGAACAGCAAAGAGAAGTTTTTGTCAAAGAAGCTCTCGAACGAGATGAACAGTACATGGTTAATGATGAAGAAGAACTTACGACTAGTAGTCAACCTGAAAATAATCCGCAGACTACTGGAAAAGTCTATGAGGATCATGACATTGAAGAGATTTTAAGTGAATACATGAAAGAAGTCGAAGTGGTATCGGCTGACAAGTTCAGTAAGTTTCTAGTTGAGGAATGCGGTGCCCCTTCTCACAAATTTGCTACAGGACGATATCAAATTTATGGGAAGGTCTGCACCACTTTAAATGCCATGGAAAAGGAAGGCACCATAAAGTTAGTGAGGAAAGACTTTGTAAATGACCGTTTATACAAAGTTGTTTAA
- a CDS encoding type I restriction endonuclease subunit R, whose product MVYESRTQSEAQLENEMIAQLAGLGYEKVKIPDIKKLQANFRDQVNRLNEKNLEGTPLSDKEFERLLLVIEGKSVYESAKLLRIKQTISRDDNSTLYLRLFDTQNFENNHLQVTNQTTVIGRYTNRYDVTLLINGLPLVQIELKRRGLHYNESFNQIMRYRKDSYGGLYNFLQLFVVSNGVDSKYFANSDREPLKSHMFFWSDEENKRITKLDEFTDSFLEPERLQNILSRYMIINDTDKHLMVMRPYQIYAVERILKQAVEQEKNGYVWHTTGSGKTLTSFKASELLAQEEDIKKVIFLVDRKDLDAQTMEEFNRFEKDSVDRTTKTGVLVKQLNDPSQKRIITTIQKMANAVKTERYQDILKKYENEKIIFVIDECHRSQFGEMNLLIQRHFKRAQYIGFTGTPRFVDNRSQDGRTTTDLFDKCLHTYLIKDAIKDGNVLGFSVEYIRTIREREGVDDVTKVPGIDQNELWMADARMRLIAEHINDIHYKKTHNRTYTGMFTVESIKAAVKYYDLFKAIDSKLKVATIFTYTPNEESDENEEHSRHSLERIMADFNQLFGTNHSTDNFASYFSDVSKKVKAAQIDLVIVVDMFLTGFDAKKLNTLYVDRPLQHHSLIQAYSRTNRVEGPKKTYGNIVCYRNLKDETDTAIRLFSQTSDTTTVLMKKYDEYLADFRGQLDTLLDVAVDPQAVDELEGESKQKEFVVAFRDLTRILTKLKTFVEYEFTFKDMGITPQMYTDFRSKYLALYEKEKNEKDKVSVINDVDFEIELMQTDRINVDYILALLRQTDFTNAKERDSAVRRAIKEVNEASSDEMRLKRDLLLEFLQGVAPTLTNDDSVDKKFHDFEQERRKQEIRAMSEKVQVAEGTLDYFVREYEYTGVTPDQEISDAVKAPFKEKRKRVQQLKDFILSNTKLYS is encoded by the coding sequence ATGGTCTACGAGTCCCGGACACAGTCCGAAGCACAATTGGAAAACGAAATGATCGCCCAGCTGGCAGGGCTGGGTTATGAAAAAGTGAAGATACCGGATATCAAAAAGCTACAAGCGAATTTTCGTGACCAGGTCAATCGACTAAACGAGAAGAACTTGGAGGGCACACCGCTGTCCGATAAGGAGTTCGAGCGATTGCTGTTGGTGATCGAAGGAAAGAGTGTCTATGAATCGGCGAAGCTGCTGCGCATCAAGCAGACGATCAGCCGCGATGACAATAGTACGCTTTATTTGCGCTTGTTCGATACGCAGAATTTCGAGAACAACCACCTGCAAGTGACGAACCAAACGACTGTGATCGGGCGCTATACGAACCGCTATGATGTGACGCTGCTCATCAACGGTTTGCCCCTTGTGCAGATCGAGCTGAAACGGCGCGGGCTTCATTATAATGAGAGCTTTAACCAGATCATGCGCTATCGGAAGGATTCCTACGGGGGCTTGTATAACTTCCTGCAGCTGTTCGTCGTCTCGAACGGTGTCGACTCCAAGTATTTTGCTAACTCTGACCGGGAGCCGCTGAAGAGCCATATGTTTTTCTGGTCCGATGAAGAAAACAAACGCATCACGAAGCTTGATGAGTTCACCGATTCATTCCTCGAGCCGGAGCGGCTACAGAATATCCTCAGCCGCTATATGATTATCAACGATACTGACAAGCATTTGATGGTCATGCGCCCGTACCAGATCTATGCAGTCGAGCGCATCTTGAAGCAGGCTGTCGAACAAGAGAAGAACGGCTACGTCTGGCATACGACTGGGAGCGGCAAGACCTTGACTTCGTTCAAGGCGAGTGAACTGCTCGCGCAGGAAGAAGATATCAAGAAAGTCATTTTCCTCGTTGATCGGAAAGACTTGGACGCCCAGACGATGGAAGAGTTCAATAGATTCGAGAAAGATTCCGTGGATCGGACGACGAAAACCGGCGTCCTTGTCAAGCAGTTAAACGACCCATCGCAAAAGCGCATCATCACGACGATCCAGAAGATGGCAAATGCGGTAAAGACGGAACGTTACCAAGATATTTTAAAGAAGTATGAAAACGAGAAAATCATTTTTGTCATCGACGAATGCCACCGTTCCCAGTTCGGGGAAATGAACTTGCTTATCCAGCGCCATTTCAAGCGCGCTCAGTATATCGGCTTTACCGGAACGCCGCGTTTTGTCGACAATAGAAGCCAAGACGGCCGGACGACTACCGATCTGTTCGATAAATGCCTACATACTTACTTGATCAAAGACGCTATCAAAGATGGCAATGTGCTCGGTTTTTCGGTTGAATACATCCGGACAATCAGAGAAAGAGAAGGCGTCGATGATGTCACGAAAGTTCCAGGCATCGACCAGAACGAACTATGGATGGCAGACGCCCGCATGCGCCTCATCGCAGAGCACATCAACGACATCCATTACAAGAAAACCCATAATCGGACCTATACCGGCATGTTCACCGTCGAAAGCATCAAAGCAGCGGTGAAGTACTACGATTTGTTCAAAGCCATCGACAGCAAGCTGAAAGTCGCAACGATCTTCACGTATACCCCGAATGAAGAAAGTGATGAAAACGAAGAGCATTCCCGCCATTCGCTGGAGCGGATCATGGCTGACTTCAACCAATTATTCGGCACTAACCACTCGACGGATAATTTCGCTTCGTACTTCTCCGATGTATCGAAGAAAGTGAAGGCGGCGCAAATCGACCTCGTGATTGTCGTCGATATGTTCTTGACGGGGTTCGATGCGAAAAAGCTCAACACTTTATACGTCGACCGGCCGCTGCAGCACCATAGTCTCATTCAAGCCTATTCCCGCACGAATCGTGTGGAAGGTCCGAAGAAGACTTACGGCAATATCGTCTGTTATCGCAACCTGAAAGACGAAACCGATACGGCGATCCGCTTGTTCTCACAAACTAGTGATACGACAACCGTTCTCATGAAGAAATATGATGAGTATCTAGCAGACTTCCGTGGTCAGCTCGACACGCTGCTCGATGTTGCGGTAGATCCACAAGCGGTCGATGAACTAGAAGGTGAGTCAAAGCAGAAGGAATTCGTTGTCGCGTTCCGTGATTTAACGCGAATTTTGACAAAGCTAAAAACCTTCGTCGAATACGAATTCACATTTAAAGACATGGGCATCACGCCGCAAATGTATACCGACTTCCGCAGCAAATACCTTGCGCTCTACGAAAAAGAGAAAAACGAAAAAGATAAAGTATCGGTCATCAACGACGTCGATTTCGAAATCGAATTGATGCAGACCGACCGCATCAATGTGGACTATATCCTGGCGCTCCTTAGACAAACCGATTTCACGAACGCCAAAGAACGCGATTCTGCGGTAAGGCGTGCCATCAAGGAAGTCAACGAAGCATCGAGCGACGAGATGCGCTTGAAGCGCGATCTGCTTCTTGAATTCTTGCAAGGCGTCGCACCGACACTAACGAACGACGATTCGGTCGACAAGAAATTCCACGACTTCGAACAAGAGCGGCGCAAGCAAGAAATCCGTGCCATGTCTGAAAAAGTTCAAGTCGCGGAAGGCACACTCGATTATTTCGTGAGAGAATATGAATATACAGGTGTCACGCCGGACCAGGAAATCAGCGACGCCGTAAAAGCGCCGTTCAAGGAGAAGCGCAAACGCGTCCAGCAATTGAAAGACTTTATCCTGTCGAATACAAAACTTTATTCATAA
- a CDS encoding type I restriction-modification system subunit M — MTTSKKQRQQQAELHKKLWTMANDLRGQMEAYDFKNYILGLIFYRYLSEKTETRIAKLLEEDNISYEDAWQDEEYREGLVEMLLEQIGFVIEPQYLFSHMIREIPKGDKGKFDVELLHKAIKAVEESTLGTESQQDFEHLFDDMDLTSTKLGRDVKSRSQLIAKIMLSISDIPFLHDDVDIDVLGDAYEYLISQFAANAGKKAGEFYTPQQVSKILSKIVTHDKTDMKSVYDPTCGSGSLMLRVAKEAKVRKFYGQELTTTTFNLARMNMLLHDLRYTDFDIRNDNTLENPHHIDMRFDAVVANPPYSANWSADAKYLDDDRFRDYGKLAPKSKADFAFVQHMIHQLEDAGTMAVVLPHGVLFRGAAEGTIRKYLIEEKNYLDAVIGLPANVFYGTSIPTTILVFKKNRRTDDNVLFIDASNEFEKGKNQNNLTDENVEKIITTYISRETIDRYSYAAGLEEIKENDYNLNIPRYVDTFVEEEPVDLDAVQARLTEIEQEIAEIDKELEEYFKELGVMGNERTSVKI; from the coding sequence ATGACAACATCCAAAAAACAGCGCCAGCAACAGGCAGAACTGCATAAAAAACTATGGACAATGGCCAACGATTTGCGCGGTCAAATGGAAGCATATGACTTCAAAAACTATATTCTCGGGCTGATTTTCTACCGTTATCTATCAGAGAAGACCGAAACTCGCATTGCGAAATTATTGGAAGAAGACAATATCTCTTACGAAGACGCGTGGCAAGACGAAGAATATCGCGAAGGCTTAGTGGAAATGCTTTTGGAGCAAATCGGTTTCGTAATCGAACCACAGTATTTATTCTCGCACATGATCCGCGAAATCCCGAAAGGCGACAAAGGGAAATTCGACGTCGAGCTGCTCCACAAAGCAATCAAAGCGGTCGAAGAATCAACGCTCGGCACAGAGAGCCAGCAAGACTTCGAGCATTTATTTGACGATATGGATTTGACTTCGACAAAACTCGGACGCGACGTGAAATCCCGTTCACAGCTGATCGCGAAAATCATGCTAAGCATCAGTGATATCCCTTTTCTGCATGACGATGTTGATATCGATGTTCTCGGTGATGCGTATGAATACTTGATCTCCCAGTTCGCGGCGAACGCTGGGAAAAAAGCGGGCGAGTTCTATACACCGCAACAAGTCTCGAAAATCCTCTCGAAAATTGTTACGCATGACAAGACCGACATGAAGAGCGTCTATGACCCGACTTGTGGTTCCGGCTCGCTCATGCTGCGGGTTGCGAAAGAAGCAAAAGTACGGAAATTCTACGGTCAGGAACTTACGACCACAACATTTAACTTGGCGCGCATGAACATGCTTCTGCACGATTTGCGCTATACGGATTTTGATATCCGCAACGACAATACACTCGAGAATCCGCATCATATCGATATGCGCTTTGACGCTGTCGTGGCGAATCCGCCATACTCCGCAAATTGGAGTGCTGATGCAAAATATTTGGATGACGACCGCTTCCGTGACTACGGAAAGCTCGCGCCAAAATCAAAAGCCGACTTTGCGTTCGTCCAGCACATGATCCATCAACTTGAAGACGCCGGGACGATGGCAGTCGTCTTGCCGCACGGCGTCTTGTTCCGCGGCGCAGCGGAAGGCACGATTCGCAAGTACTTAATAGAAGAAAAGAACTACCTCGATGCGGTCATCGGCTTGCCTGCAAATGTTTTCTACGGCACATCGATCCCGACGACAATCCTCGTCTTCAAAAAGAATCGCCGGACAGACGATAATGTCCTGTTCATCGACGCCTCGAACGAATTCGAGAAGGGCAAAAATCAAAACAACTTGACCGACGAAAACGTCGAGAAAATCATCACAACGTACATCTCGCGCGAAACAATCGATAGATATTCGTACGCTGCGGGCTTAGAAGAAATCAAAGAAAATGATTATAACTTGAACATCCCCCGCTACGTCGACACCTTTGTGGAAGAAGAGCCGGTCGACTTGGATGCCGTCCAAGCGCGCCTAACAGAAATCGAACAAGAAATCGCCGAGATCGACAAAGAGTTAGAAGAGTATTTTAAGGAATTGGGGGTCATGGGCAATGAACGTACCTCAGTTAAGATTTAA
- a CDS encoding AAA domain-containing protein has protein sequence METITPTDKAKNFFEYMLALNNLVGKVIRDYSEYEKNWNLDDMKLLEGCFVFDECHNEENLMEIHRPTITEKDTTPPAPHAIFKDWLSFDPKKENQKPSYVVGKQVETVNGEKKEELFIDDKKRMHAYGTWTAQWKEWAEKLKEKKRILEKYEEFFDLITQLEKEGESLEFIYGKGLFTWKHPDPKIGTIRSPLLTSKVELDLDSVKGIISVKLVDQAVAVEREIFSGISIPNVQTINDLWRDVQTREITEDMNDFFTQFIQTFDANGRFIDGQTAKTPMEHPSVYTHHMLSLRTKNARVLRDDLTQIIDGIGNDELELSDTVTSIIGERVENAPEKNSTVETDGGNNFEDDILYFPLESNEQQKAIIKRISHHQGVTVQGPPGTGKTHTIANLVSHFLSEGKKILITSQKESPLKVLKNKIPQEIRDLCVPVLGGGRESLQEIEQSIRVIGEKLGELDVDRLEKEIARDKDALKQSRRDEATLKNQLKVYTEKEGTILQYKGEKLFKYDVAKRLAESEIDYSWIQDELTMDQTFPLNKVDFTELWTLKKELAKEDLPLHKQLLPQVGSDIQNSSSFTSFLEAEKQLEHANEQGKAILEKYKYPLEENELKILQKELDEIIGMSAITENGPFRLILDDVKAGGPREARWRELIEKLSGANERLFASYNKLVAYQVKLPNKSTEELKADVAIAREPLENGKKPNFLFFLTKGKQTKYLFEDPVLNDASIKTLGDIEVLEMHLEYEWVKKEAARLLNANMEEIGHTPIDVEERRFPHLLEERLNELQLIMKTADSIKALKSKLTHYNLYKIDLYSIDECQQLRKDLDLVTKRVEYLKWEEQYKQDLGKLQALSAQTDIHPVMQEFKEAYINRDTAKWDGLLMQLEQLQLNKAKAIRFYELLNQFGETLPLTAKLYELSVESDVQKPESYLEAFELKKLQSWLDETKDMNITLLKKQLEEEHKEQKRLVRSIVSASTWKNQVQRITEEEKRALSAWKTYIKRFGKGSGKSAKRNLQGAREEMKTAQSAIPVWIMPINQVLENFPVTNEKFDVIIFDESSQCDLFAVNVLLRGKKVVVVGDDEQISPQSIGTKQDDVYELVRRHLKGIPNADLFDGNLSLYEIAEQTFPKEGKLMLREHFRCVPEIIQFSNDMSYGGEMIPLRLPLDEEKIDPPVTAIKVNDGVIGEQRDINEAEIDAIVADMAEMVEDPKLKGQTFGVITLLGNQQHKLLETRIRQEIGDREFVERKIICGNPYTLQGDERDIIFLSMVTAPNRRFMALTKTSDKQRFNVAASRAKNQMRLYHSVDLEDLNTEDLRYRLLSYCMNPTRLNEQVANLEEQCDSPFEVDVLRMLLARGYKVTPQIKVGQYRIDLVVEGLRDRLAVECDGEKWHGPEKFEEDMRRQESLERAGWKFWRVRGREFYFDKVKALESLWVQLDELGIEPIKDQQMTS, from the coding sequence TTGGAAACTATCACTCCTACAGACAAAGCAAAAAACTTCTTCGAGTATATGCTCGCCTTAAACAATTTGGTGGGGAAAGTTATTCGTGATTACTCGGAATATGAGAAGAATTGGAACCTGGATGATATGAAGCTATTGGAAGGCTGCTTCGTATTTGACGAATGCCATAATGAAGAAAACTTAATGGAGATCCACAGGCCGACAATTACTGAGAAAGACACGACACCTCCAGCGCCTCACGCCATATTTAAAGACTGGCTGAGCTTTGATCCGAAAAAGGAAAATCAAAAGCCTTCTTATGTAGTCGGGAAACAGGTCGAGACAGTGAATGGTGAGAAAAAAGAAGAACTGTTTATCGATGACAAAAAGCGCATGCACGCTTATGGGACTTGGACAGCCCAGTGGAAAGAATGGGCTGAGAAGTTAAAAGAGAAAAAACGCATTCTAGAAAAATACGAAGAGTTTTTTGATCTCATCACTCAGCTTGAAAAAGAAGGGGAGTCTTTGGAGTTCATTTATGGCAAAGGCCTCTTTACTTGGAAACACCCAGACCCGAAAATCGGGACGATTCGATCGCCACTATTGACGAGCAAAGTGGAGCTGGATTTGGACTCTGTAAAAGGGATTATTTCTGTGAAACTCGTCGATCAAGCGGTTGCTGTGGAGAGAGAAATCTTCTCCGGAATCTCCATTCCGAATGTCCAAACGATTAATGACCTATGGAGAGATGTCCAAACACGTGAGATTACTGAGGATATGAATGACTTCTTCACGCAATTCATTCAAACCTTTGATGCTAATGGAAGATTCATCGACGGCCAAACAGCTAAGACACCAATGGAACATCCATCTGTTTATACTCATCACATGCTCTCACTGAGAACAAAAAATGCGCGAGTGCTACGGGACGACTTAACCCAAATCATTGACGGCATTGGCAATGATGAACTGGAACTATCGGATACAGTCACTTCCATTATCGGCGAACGAGTTGAAAATGCTCCTGAAAAAAACTCGACAGTAGAAACTGATGGAGGAAACAATTTTGAAGACGATATCCTCTATTTTCCGCTGGAATCCAATGAACAACAAAAGGCCATCATCAAGCGCATTTCGCATCACCAAGGCGTAACTGTACAAGGGCCTCCTGGAACTGGGAAGACCCACACCATTGCAAACTTGGTTTCCCACTTTTTATCTGAAGGCAAAAAGATCCTTATCACCAGCCAAAAAGAAAGCCCGTTGAAAGTATTGAAAAACAAAATCCCTCAAGAAATCAGGGATTTATGCGTACCGGTACTTGGTGGGGGGCGTGAATCGCTGCAGGAAATCGAGCAATCGATCCGTGTCATCGGCGAGAAATTGGGCGAACTTGATGTCGATAGGCTAGAAAAGGAAATCGCACGCGACAAGGATGCCTTAAAACAAAGCAGACGTGACGAAGCGACATTGAAAAATCAATTGAAAGTATACACCGAAAAAGAAGGCACCATTCTCCAATACAAAGGAGAAAAACTATTCAAATATGACGTGGCAAAGCGTCTAGCCGAATCGGAGATTGATTACAGCTGGATCCAGGATGAGTTGACGATGGACCAGACCTTCCCGTTAAACAAAGTCGACTTCACCGAATTATGGACATTGAAAAAAGAGTTGGCAAAAGAAGACTTGCCGCTGCATAAACAACTGCTTCCTCAAGTCGGGTCTGACATCCAAAACAGTTCGTCTTTCACCTCTTTCCTAGAGGCAGAAAAACAATTAGAACATGCAAATGAACAAGGCAAGGCAATCCTTGAGAAATACAAATATCCGCTAGAGGAAAATGAACTCAAGATCCTCCAAAAAGAACTCGATGAAATCATTGGAATGTCTGCCATTACAGAAAATGGCCCTTTCCGTTTGATTTTGGATGATGTTAAAGCAGGTGGCCCTCGAGAAGCAAGATGGCGTGAGCTCATAGAGAAACTATCCGGAGCCAATGAAAGATTATTCGCTTCTTATAATAAACTCGTTGCATACCAAGTGAAGTTGCCAAACAAGAGTACGGAAGAATTGAAAGCGGATGTTGCCATTGCGAGAGAACCGCTTGAAAACGGCAAAAAGCCGAACTTTCTGTTCTTTTTGACCAAAGGTAAGCAAACGAAATACTTGTTTGAAGACCCTGTATTAAACGATGCTTCCATCAAAACGCTCGGCGACATCGAAGTGCTGGAAATGCATTTGGAGTATGAATGGGTGAAGAAAGAAGCCGCGCGCTTGTTGAATGCCAATATGGAAGAAATCGGCCATACGCCAATCGACGTCGAAGAAAGACGCTTCCCGCATCTATTGGAAGAACGCTTGAATGAATTACAGCTGATCATGAAAACCGCCGATTCGATCAAAGCATTAAAATCCAAGCTGACGCACTACAACCTATACAAGATCGACCTCTATTCAATTGACGAGTGCCAGCAATTAAGAAAAGACTTGGATCTCGTCACCAAACGGGTTGAGTACTTGAAATGGGAAGAACAGTACAAGCAGGATCTGGGCAAACTGCAGGCCTTGAGTGCGCAAACGGATATACATCCAGTCATGCAGGAATTCAAGGAAGCTTATATCAATAGAGATACGGCGAAATGGGACGGGCTGTTGATGCAGCTGGAGCAATTACAGTTGAACAAGGCGAAAGCTATACGTTTCTATGAATTGCTCAACCAATTCGGTGAGACTTTGCCGCTGACAGCGAAACTGTATGAGCTGTCTGTTGAGTCGGACGTCCAGAAACCGGAAAGCTATTTGGAAGCGTTCGAGCTGAAAAAATTGCAATCTTGGCTTGATGAAACGAAAGACATGAACATCACGCTGTTGAAAAAGCAGCTGGAAGAAGAACATAAAGAACAGAAGCGCTTGGTCCGCTCCATCGTCAGTGCGTCAACTTGGAAAAACCAAGTACAACGGATCACCGAAGAAGAAAAACGGGCTTTGTCTGCATGGAAAACCTATATTAAACGTTTCGGTAAAGGCAGCGGTAAATCCGCCAAGCGCAACTTGCAAGGCGCAAGAGAAGAAATGAAAACTGCTCAAAGCGCCATTCCTGTGTGGATTATGCCGATCAACCAAGTGCTGGAGAACTTCCCGGTGACCAACGAGAAGTTCGACGTCATCATTTTCGATGAAAGCAGCCAATGTGATTTGTTCGCAGTCAATGTGCTGCTTCGCGGCAAGAAAGTGGTCGTCGTCGGAGACGATGAACAAATCAGCCCGCAATCAATCGGCACGAAGCAAGACGACGTCTACGAATTGGTCCGCCGCCACTTGAAAGGCATACCGAACGCCGATTTGTTTGACGGCAACCTGTCGCTTTACGAAATCGCCGAGCAGACATTCCCGAAAGAAGGGAAGCTGATGCTGCGCGAGCATTTCCGCTGCGTGCCGGAAATTATCCAGTTCTCGAACGACATGAGTTATGGCGGCGAAATGATTCCATTGCGTCTGCCGCTCGATGAAGAGAAAATCGATCCGCCAGTTACAGCCATCAAAGTGAATGACGGAGTAATCGGCGAACAGCGAGACATTAACGAAGCGGAAATCGACGCCATCGTCGCCGATATGGCAGAGATGGTGGAGGATCCGAAATTGAAAGGCCAAACTTTTGGTGTGATCACCCTCCTCGGAAACCAGCAACACAAACTGCTGGAAACAAGAATTCGCCAAGAAATCGGCGATCGAGAATTCGTGGAGCGCAAGATTATTTGCGGAAATCCGTATACATTGCAAGGGGACGAACGCGACATCATCTTCCTATCCATGGTCACAGCACCGAACCGGAGATTTATGGCCTTGACGAAAACCTCGGACAAGCAACGCTTCAACGTCGCCGCAAGCCGTGCGAAAAACCAGATGCGCTTGTACCATTCAGTGGACCTTGAAGACCTCAACACAGAAGACTTGCGCTACCGATTGTTGAGTTATTGCATGAACCCGACTCGCTTAAATGAGCAAGTAGCGAATCTAGAAGAGCAATGCGACTCGCCATTTGAAGTCGATGTTCTACGCATGCTTCTAGCACGAGGCTATAAAGTCACGCCGCAAATCAAAGTCGGTCAGTACCGAATCGACCTCGTCGTCGAAGGTCTACGCGACCGCTTGGCCGTCGAATGCGACGGAGAGAAATGGCACGGCCCAGAGAAGTTTGAAGAAGACATGAGACGCCAAGAATCCTTGGAGCGGGCAGGCTGGAAATTCTGGCGTGTACGCGGACGCGAGTTTTACTTTGATAAAGTGAAAGCGTTGGAGAGTCTGTGGGTTCAATTGGATGAGTTGGGGATAGAACCTATAAAAGATCAACAAATGACTAGTTAA